From Alloacidobacterium dinghuense:
GCCCAGCAGGCGGACATAATCGACGCCTCCATGCTCAAAGAACCTGCGATCTTCAATCGAGGTCACAGCCAGAATCAGATCGTGCGGCAACTCATCGTAAGTCACCAGCCGCCGTTTCGTACGGGTCTGGTCGGAAAGTCCGGTGACGAGTAAGGGCTCGAGCTCATAGGCGGCAAGCTGTTCCCCATTGGCGTCCGTGATCTGATTTACGGTGCTGCCTTCAAAGCTGATCGTCGCGCTGTCTGGTGCATGATAGGACTGCGCACCAGGATGAACGGTGATACTCCGTGCATTGAGCGAATACGTTCCCATGGGCGACACGGGACTGGCGCCATCTTCTGTATAGCCGGCTGAGCGCAGTTCCTGCGCCACAAAACTGGCAGTCAGCTTTTGCCCCGGCCGAACCTCATGGGGTGCGGCGTAAATCTTCGCCGTATTCGTGAACAGCGGTCTTTCCAGCCGTTCGTCAACAATATGTTTGTACTTGTTGTAGTAGAAGCTAAAAACAAGAAGAAAGAAGAGAGCGACAATGCCTACCGCTACGCCTGCTATTTTGAGCACCATGCGATTAAGTGGCTTGCCAGAGAAAGATCGGGGGGCGAGTTTTACTTTCAGGGCCAATGCGGACTACCACCTTCAATTCTAACGGTTCCAGGCCGTTTCACGCCTCGGTCCCACGGCTGCAGCGAACCCCACAGGTGCAACCTGCTGGTCTGGAATGTCGAGAGAGCCATCTGTAAGACGCGGAATCGAAGAAAGAAGTAGTCTCGATTCCTCCGCTTGAGGCCGGAAAGGTTGTATTACCTAATCAGGTTCCTCTCCGGCCGCAGTTGTTTTTGCGCTAGCGTTTGCCTTCCATCAAGTAACCAAATCCGGCGGACAGCACATTTTCCAGTGCTGCTAGAATGGTCCGCACCTTTGCGCTGCGGAGCCAGCATGACACTATTTCGCACCGTAGTTTTCTGGTTGAGTTTCCCTATAGCTGTCTCGGCATTAGCGCAACCATCTCAGGCGCCAGTTGGTCCTGCCCCCGTTCTACAGCCAACGCATGCAGACCAGCAGACATTACCGACTGTTCCTGCTGGCGGCCATGCCCTCGATGCCTCCGATCTGCAGGCGTTTTTTGATGGAATACTCCCCATGCAACTGGAGCGCAGCGATATTGCCGGGGCAGCCGTTCTGGTGATGAAGGACGGCAACGTCTTGCTGCAGAAGGGCTACGGTTACGCGGACGAGAAGACGAAGAAGCCGGTCGATCCCAACACAACCATCTTCCGTCTCGCATCCATTTCCAAGCTGTTCACCTGGGTCTCCATCATGCAGCTTGAAGAGCAGGGCAAGCTCAACCTCGACACAGATGTCAATCAGTATCTTGATTTCAAAATTGAGCCAGCCTTCGGAAAGCCGATTACGCTGCGCAACCTGATGACGCACACCGGAGGATTCGAAGAGGTTCTACGCGACATCATCATTACCGACCCGAGGTGGGCGCTCAGCCTTCGAGATTATCTAATCCAGAACCAGCCTCGCAGACTATTTCCACCGGGAGTCGTTCCCGCCTATTCCAACTATGGCGTCGGTCTGGCCAGTTACATTGTCCAGCGTGTGAGCGGAGAACCGTTCGAGCAATACGTCGCCGACCACATCTTTAGCCCGCTGGGAATGACGCATTCGACGTTCTACGAGCCACCGCACCAAGCTCTGTCGTCCCTGCCTTCCGAGGGATATCGCGGCAACACAGAAAAGCCTGCGGTAGGCTTCGAGATTTTCAACCCAGTCGGCGCAGGCGGGCTCTCTTCTACCGCTTCTGATATGGGACGTTTCGGCATGGCCCTGCTGAACGGCGGAGAACTCGACGGGCAGCGCATCCTCAAGCCTGAAACACTCGCCCAGATGTGGACTCCGCAGTTTCGCGCCAATGACCAGATGCCACCCCTCTGCATGGGTTTTTATCAAACGTGGCGCAACAACCTGCGTTGGATTGGCCATGAGGGCGACTTGATCGCATTTCACAGTCTTTTTTTCGTCGAGCCTAAAGAAAAGCTCGTGCTCTTCGTTTCCTATAATTCAGCGGGCGCTGGGGACAAACCGCGGCCTGAAATCATCGATATGTTTTCCGATCGGTATTTTCCGGGCAACAGCAAGCAGACATTCGTCAACCTGCCGCGTTATGAACTCGACGCGATTGAGGGAACATACCAGAGCACGCGTCGTGCAGACAGCACCAGGCTGAGACTCGGAGACCTCTTCAATCAACACAGCGCAAAAGTCGACAAGGACGGAGTTCTTCATATCGAGGACATCACGGATCTTCGCAATCATCCCATCAAGTGGAAGCCGATCGGCAAAGATCTCTGGCAGGAGATCGACGGCCAACGCAAGCTTTTCGCAATTCGCGATGAGCGGGGAAGAGTGATTCGACTGGCCCACGATTTCCCCGGCGTGCAAGGCCAGCGCGTATCTTGGTATGACAACAGTAAGTTGGTGTTGACTGCTGCAGGAGCAAGTCTCGCCATTCTTTTGGCAGTGGTTATTGCATCGCTGAGCCGGCTGTGTCGAAGAATTGTTCTGCGGAAGCGGAGCAAGCCCGCACCGCAATCGGGAACCAAGTGGCTTCCATTCATCTCACAGACAGCCGCATGGGTATGGGTCGTAATGTTGTCGGCCATTGCTGGTTTCTTTGCCGCAAAAGGGGACGACTTTTTGCCGCCAACACCGGCATGGGATAAGTATTTTTTCCTGATCAATCTCGTGACAGCATTGGCTTTGATGCTGAGCTTTTGTGCAATCTTTTCGGGAATTCGCATCTGGAAGCGGGCTGGCATCCGTAACATCACGCGGGTAAAGTACTCACTCGTCGCTCTGGCCTGCCTGCTCCTGAGCGTCCTTGCTATCCACTGGAATCTCATTGGACCGGTAAAGCGCATTTGAGCGCCAGAAGAGCAGGGAATTGGCGGCGATGATTCCCTCAGCAGTGCACTATTTCTTGCTGGCATTTGCAAGACGTGCTACAAACAAAATCACCTTGCGCTGTAACACGGCCTGCATAAAGGTTGGTTCGAGACATTTGAAAGTGAATTGGGAAACGGTTCGATCGCAACCTCAGGACATCGTGTTTCCACAACGGCGCAGGTAGCTCGGGAACGGTCAAGGGTGTTGATGAGTACAACGCTTCCGCAAGGCCATTCGCAGAACCCGCTGCTGCGCGAGTATTGCCTGGACCGTGCCTATGATGAGATGTTCGGCGCGGACGGTGAAATCCGGCCTCAGTATGAAGCGCTCCTGAAGGTCCTCACTTCGTTACCTCCGGAAGAGTTGCAGCGTCGCAAGCACTATGCCGACGTCTCGTTCCTGATGCAGGGCATCACCTTCACGGTCTACGGTCAGGAAGAAGGAACGGAGAGAATTTTTCCCTACGATCTCCTTCCGAGACTGATCAGCGCTGAGGATTGGGATCGTATTGAATGCGGGTTGACCCAGCGCATCACTGCGCTGAATCTGTTTCTCCACGATGTTTACCACGAGGGAAAAATTCTCGCCGAAGGCGTCGTCCCGCGCGAAATAGTGTACAGTTGCCAGCATTTCCGCCGCCAGATGCGCGGGTTGCAAGTGCCGCGCAATGTCTACGTCGCAGTTGCCGGGACCGATTTGCTGCGCATGGAGAACGGTGAGTTCGTCGTCCTCGAAGACAACCTGCGTGTGCCAAGCGGTGTCTCGTACATGCTGAACAATCGTCGCGTGCTGAAGCGAACGCTTCCGCATCTCTTCCGCAGCTACGGCGTGCGTCCCATCGAGAACTACACGCAGGCGTTGCTCGGAACCTTGCGTTCATTGGCGCCGGAAGGCCGACCCGAGCCTTCGATTGTCCTACTCACGCCCGGCGTCTATAACTCCGCTTACTTCGAACATACCTACCTTGCTCGGCAAATGGGCATCGAACTGGTAGAAGGCCGTGACCTGGTAGTACACGACAACATTGTGTACATGCGTACCACCGGCGGCTTGAGACGAGTCGACGTGATTTATCGTCGCGTAGACGACGACTTCATCGATCCATTGTCGTTCCGCCCAGACTCGATCCTGGGCGCTCCTGGATTGTTCAACGCCTATCGTGCCGGCAACGTCACCCTGGCAAATGCCTTCGGCACAGGAGTAGCTGACGACAAGGCTCTGTATGCCTACGTGCCGCAAATCATCCGCTTCTATCTCGATCAGGACCCGATCCTGAATAACGTCGAAACATATATCCTCGCCGACGCCAAGCACCGTCAGCACGTGCTCGCAAACCTCGACAAGCTTGTCATCAAAGCCGTGGGCGAGTCCGGCGGCTACGGCATGCTGATCGGTCCACACAGCACCAAGCAGGAGCGTGAAGAGTTCAGGCGGCGCATTGAAGCGAATCCGCGAAACTATATTGCGCAGCCCACGCTCTCGTTTTCTCGGGCTCCATGTTTCCAGGAAGACGGCAGCATCGAGCCGCGTCACGTCGACCTGCGACCCTACATCCTGTTCGGAGATAAGGTGACCATTGTTCCAGGAGGCCTCACACGCGTCGCTCTTCGCAAAGGATCACTCGTCGTAAACTCGTCTCAAGGCGGCGGCAGTAAAGACACCTGGGTACTGAGTCAATAACGCTATGCTTTCTCGTGTTGCCGACAGCCTCTACTGGACCAGCCGCTATCTGGAGCGCGCCGAGCATACTGTGCGCCTGATCGACATCAATCTGGGCCTGATGCTCGACAAATCGCACACCAGCGCTGAGCGCCGCTGGCAGCGGGTGCTTGCCGCGCTTGGAAATCCGTCGGATATTCACTGGACAGGCGACGCCTACCGACTGGTGCAGGATATTTGTTTCGAGGCCACGAGTCCAAATTCTGTAGTGAATTGCATCATCTCTGCGCGCGAGAACGCGCGGCAGATACGCGAAGAGATCAGCACCGAACAATGGCAGCGTTTGAACCGTCTCTTCCACGAGGTTTCGCGCGCCCGAACGGAGCGATATTCCGATCTGCAGTTTGCTGAATTCCTGCCCACTGTCATCGATGGCGTTCATCTCTTCCAGGGAGTAACCGATACAACTCTCAGCCATGGAGAAGGTTGGCAATTCCTCCAGGTTGGACGCTTTCTGGAACGCGCATCAGCAACCGCGATGTTGCTGGACGTATACCACCGCGAAGTCACGCGCTCCCCCGAAGAGTCAGTCGACGCGTATGAATATCTCGAATGGGTGGGCCTGCTGCGCAGTTGCACCGCGTTCGAAGCGTACTGCAAAGTCTATACTGCAGATTTAACCTACGAAAGAATGCTCGAGTTTCTCCTGCTAAACGCCGATTTTCCGCATTCGATTCGCTATTCCATCGACCATTTGCATCGGTCACTGACTGCGATTCAGCAGGAGAGCCATCAGCTGAATGTCGATGAACTCATGCGCGTCTCGGGCAAACTCCGCACGGTGCTTGGTTACGATCAAATCTCGGATGTCTTCACCGCCGGCCCGGGCAACTATCTGCGTCGCATTCTGCAGGAGTGCCACCGCATCCATGACCTGATCTACGAGGTCTACATTCAATATTCAGTGCAGACAGCGCTGGCCCTATAACGAAGAGGAGCAGCTATGCCGTTCTATTCCGTGCGGCACCTTACAAAGTTTGTCTACAGCAATCCCGTGAACGAGAGCGTGAGCGAGGTGCGCATGCATCCGCGCAACGACTCGAACCAGCGTTGCCTCAGTTTTTCTCTGTCTGTGAGCCCTCGCTGTCGCGTATTTTCGTATCGCGATCATCTGGGCAATCACGTGCACCACTTCGACATTCCGGGGCAGCACGAGCAACTGGTCATGATTAGCGAATCGCTGGTGGAGCACCAGCCCCTTTCGAATATTCCATCCTTTCTCGCGCCGGACGCATGGAAGGAACTGGATGTCCTCGTCGCAGCAGGTGATTACTGGGAGATGTTGCTTCCGAGCGAGTTTGCCACGCCCACAACGGCGCTACAGGATCTCGCAAAAAGACTGAATGTAGTGCGACGCGATGATCCATTGATGATGCTGCACGAGTTGAACGCGAAGCTCTACGAATATTTCAGCTACGCCCCGCGCAGCACGAGCGTCGATTCGCCTATCGATGAGGCTTTGACCACACGCGAAGGTGTCTGCCAGGACTTTGCCCACGTAATGATTGCGCTCGTGCGAAGCCTGGGCATTCCCTGTCGCTACGTCAGCGGCTATCTGCATCACCGCAAGCAGGATCACGACCGCTCCACGCACGACGCTACGCATGCATGGGTAGAAGCCTTTCTGCCGCATTTGGGCTGGGTAGGTTTTGACCCGACTAATTATCTGATCGCCAGCGATCGTCACATCCGCACAGCGTTGGGTCGAGACTATGCCGATGTTCCTCCGAGCAAGGGCATATTCCGTGGTCGTGCGAATGGCCAGCTCTTTGTCGCTGTGCGCGTAGAAGCCTCCGACCGGGCTCTATCACTCG
This genomic window contains:
- a CDS encoding serine hydrolase domain-containing protein, with protein sequence MTLFRTVVFWLSFPIAVSALAQPSQAPVGPAPVLQPTHADQQTLPTVPAGGHALDASDLQAFFDGILPMQLERSDIAGAAVLVMKDGNVLLQKGYGYADEKTKKPVDPNTTIFRLASISKLFTWVSIMQLEEQGKLNLDTDVNQYLDFKIEPAFGKPITLRNLMTHTGGFEEVLRDIIITDPRWALSLRDYLIQNQPRRLFPPGVVPAYSNYGVGLASYIVQRVSGEPFEQYVADHIFSPLGMTHSTFYEPPHQALSSLPSEGYRGNTEKPAVGFEIFNPVGAGGLSSTASDMGRFGMALLNGGELDGQRILKPETLAQMWTPQFRANDQMPPLCMGFYQTWRNNLRWIGHEGDLIAFHSLFFVEPKEKLVLFVSYNSAGAGDKPRPEIIDMFSDRYFPGNSKQTFVNLPRYELDAIEGTYQSTRRADSTRLRLGDLFNQHSAKVDKDGVLHIEDITDLRNHPIKWKPIGKDLWQEIDGQRKLFAIRDERGRVIRLAHDFPGVQGQRVSWYDNSKLVLTAAGASLAILLAVVIASLSRLCRRIVLRKRSKPAPQSGTKWLPFISQTAAWVWVVMLSAIAGFFAAKGDDFLPPTPAWDKYFFLINLVTALALMLSFCAIFSGIRIWKRAGIRNITRVKYSLVALACLLLSVLAIHWNLIGPVKRI
- a CDS encoding circularly permuted type 2 ATP-grasp protein, which codes for MSTTLPQGHSQNPLLREYCLDRAYDEMFGADGEIRPQYEALLKVLTSLPPEELQRRKHYADVSFLMQGITFTVYGQEEGTERIFPYDLLPRLISAEDWDRIECGLTQRITALNLFLHDVYHEGKILAEGVVPREIVYSCQHFRRQMRGLQVPRNVYVAVAGTDLLRMENGEFVVLEDNLRVPSGVSYMLNNRRVLKRTLPHLFRSYGVRPIENYTQALLGTLRSLAPEGRPEPSIVLLTPGVYNSAYFEHTYLARQMGIELVEGRDLVVHDNIVYMRTTGGLRRVDVIYRRVDDDFIDPLSFRPDSILGAPGLFNAYRAGNVTLANAFGTGVADDKALYAYVPQIIRFYLDQDPILNNVETYILADAKHRQHVLANLDKLVIKAVGESGGYGMLIGPHSTKQEREEFRRRIEANPRNYIAQPTLSFSRAPCFQEDGSIEPRHVDLRPYILFGDKVTIVPGGLTRVALRKGSLVVNSSQGGGSKDTWVLSQ
- a CDS encoding alpha-E domain-containing protein, with protein sequence MLSRVADSLYWTSRYLERAEHTVRLIDINLGLMLDKSHTSAERRWQRVLAALGNPSDIHWTGDAYRLVQDICFEATSPNSVVNCIISARENARQIREEISTEQWQRLNRLFHEVSRARTERYSDLQFAEFLPTVIDGVHLFQGVTDTTLSHGEGWQFLQVGRFLERASATAMLLDVYHREVTRSPEESVDAYEYLEWVGLLRSCTAFEAYCKVYTADLTYERMLEFLLLNADFPHSIRYSIDHLHRSLTAIQQESHQLNVDELMRVSGKLRTVLGYDQISDVFTAGPGNYLRRILQECHRIHDLIYEVYIQYSVQTALAL
- a CDS encoding transglutaminase family protein, which translates into the protein MPFYSVRHLTKFVYSNPVNESVSEVRMHPRNDSNQRCLSFSLSVSPRCRVFSYRDHLGNHVHHFDIPGQHEQLVMISESLVEHQPLSNIPSFLAPDAWKELDVLVAAGDYWEMLLPSEFATPTTALQDLAKRLNVVRRDDPLMMLHELNAKLYEYFSYAPRSTSVDSPIDEALTTREGVCQDFAHVMIALVRSLGIPCRYVSGYLHHRKQDHDRSTHDATHAWVEAFLPHLGWVGFDPTNYLIASDRHIRTALGRDYADVPPSKGIFRGRANGQLFVAVRVEASDRALSLDQEMPIPEDWTMLVEKAQAPPPPPAEPLLLIQAQQQQQQ